Proteins encoded by one window of Thermobaculum terrenum ATCC BAA-798:
- a CDS encoding AAA family ATPase — protein sequence MEIVSIDSLQEALRKNNYIADRGLATSLFLALRLGKPLLLEGEAGVGKTEVAKVMSQILETDLIRLQCYEGLDVSQAVYEWDYARQILEIRILESEGLDRHSTLREIFSEEFLIKRPLLQAIEYSSTHAGKFPVLLIDEVDRSDEEFEAFLLEILSDFQVTIPEIGTIKAQARPLVILTSNRTRELHDALKRRCLYYWIDYPSIEKEEEIIRVRVPGIEREFARQISSFMHRLRTMDLYKVPGVAESIDWASALVTLNHSKLDPETINETIGTLLKHQEDILNVRRELENLNQVTLVRNE from the coding sequence ATGGAAATCGTATCTATCGATAGCCTGCAAGAAGCACTCAGAAAGAATAACTACATAGCTGATAGGGGTTTAGCAACATCTCTTTTCCTGGCACTACGCCTTGGGAAGCCTTTGTTGCTGGAGGGTGAGGCTGGAGTAGGTAAGACCGAGGTAGCAAAAGTAATGTCTCAGATCCTCGAGACAGATCTGATTAGACTACAGTGCTACGAAGGGCTTGATGTATCCCAAGCAGTTTATGAATGGGACTATGCCAGGCAGATATTGGAGATCAGGATACTCGAATCCGAAGGTTTAGACAGGCATAGTACGCTAAGAGAGATATTTAGCGAGGAATTCCTGATAAAAAGGCCTCTATTACAAGCTATAGAGTACTCTTCAACACATGCAGGTAAGTTCCCCGTCTTGCTAATAGATGAGGTAGACAGATCGGATGAAGAGTTCGAAGCTTTCCTGCTAGAGATATTGTCAGACTTTCAGGTCACGATACCAGAGATCGGAACGATCAAAGCACAAGCCAGACCACTAGTAATACTTACGTCTAATCGTACCAGAGAGCTACACGATGCCCTCAAGAGGAGATGCCTATACTACTGGATAGACTATCCTTCTATAGAAAAAGAAGAGGAGATAATTCGAGTCCGAGTCCCTGGTATAGAACGGGAATTTGCTCGTCAAATAAGTAGCTTCATGCATAGACTTAGGACCATGGATCTGTACAAAGTACCAGGCGTTGCCGAGAGTATAGATTGGGCATCAGCATTAGTAACTCTCAACCACTCTAAGTTAGATCCTGAAACGATTAATGAAACTATTGGCACTTTGCTCAAACACCAAGAAGATATCCTCAACGTCCGTCGCGAGCTAGAGAACTTGAACCAAGTAACATTGGTCAGAAATGAATGA